Proteins encoded by one window of Glycine soja cultivar W05 chromosome 15, ASM419377v2, whole genome shotgun sequence:
- the LOC114387710 gene encoding uncharacterized protein LOC114387710 produces METLWDLEDKLKVSTLGAILLLACASFALLLWLCIAIILRRKAINNNKIVHQEGAIDDENENVTSITNTITTITTTTTPTEWSEPSCVGWISVKRVLMGSMLWSKASKLEENIAWQRERGSPLLGLQRQGPDSGWQSHNSESPVWQRPILRGEKCELPRFSGLILYDEKGKLLRDSEDETHFMETSPQEIGNVTVRTTLKDLL; encoded by the exons ATGGAAACTTTGTGGGATTTGGAAGACAAATTGAAGGTTTCAACACTAGGTGCTATTCTTCTACTTGCATGTGCAAGCTTTGCTCTTCTTCTGTGGCTTTGCATTGCTATTATACTTAGAAGGAAGGCCATTAACAATAATAAGATTGTGCACCAAGAGGGTGCTATAGATGATGAGAATGAAAATGTTACCTCAATTACTAATACTATTACCActattactactactactacccCTACAGAATGGTCAGAGCCAAGTTGTGTGGGGTGGATTTCAGTGAAGAGGGTTCTAATGGGGTCAATGCTGTGGAGCAAGGCAAGCAAATTGGAGGAGAACATTGCATGGCAGAGAGAGAGGGGATCCCCTCTGCTTGGCCTACAAAGGCAGGGTCCTGATAGTGGGTGGCAAAGCCATAACTCGGAATCACCGGTGTGGCAAAGACCAATACTGAGGGGGGAGAAGTGTGAGTTGCCAAGGTTTAGTGGCCTCATTCTCTATGATGAGAAAGGAAAACTTCTTCGTGATTCAGAGGATGAAACTCACTTCATGGAAACTTCACCACAG GAAATAGGAAATGTTACAGTGAGGACTACTCTAAAAGATTTACTTTAG